The following proteins come from a genomic window of Coffea arabica cultivar ET-39 chromosome 11c, Coffea Arabica ET-39 HiFi, whole genome shotgun sequence:
- the LOC140016574 gene encoding uncharacterized protein — protein sequence MFDQAKCLHVETEASDHCMLVLDTKPVGRKWKRRFMFDRRWMMQEDIREVIGKAWGEEQQGSRLYKVKCKIKKMKEHKPCGYRIKLVGLKRKLADAYKREELFWSQKIRVKWLKEGDRNTSFFYASVVGRRKQNRISRLQKRSGEWRENEEESRKEIIDYFQDIYTLENPMDFAKILQGVPQTVTPKMNRKLTKPVTK from the exons ATGTTTGATCAGGCTAAATGTCTACATGTTGAAACTGAGGCTTCTGACCATTGTATGCTGGTTTTGGACACAAAGCCAGTGGGAAGGAAATGGAAGAGAAGGTTCATGTTTGATAGAAGATGGATGATGCAGGAGGATATAAGAGAGGTTATTGGGAAAGCCTGGGGTGAGGAGCAACAGGGATCCAGATTGTATAAAGTAAAATGTAAGATAAAAAAG ATGAAGGAGCACAAGCCTTGTGGCTATAGGATCAAGCTAGTAGGCCTAAAAAGAAAGTTAGCTGATGCTTATAAGAGGGAAGAGCTTTTTTGGAGTCAGAAAATAAGGGTAAAATGGCTTAAAGAAGGTGATAGGAATACTAGCTTCTTTTATGCATCTGTTGTTGGGAGGAGAAAGCAGAATAGAATTAGTAGGTTACAGAAAAGGAGTGGGGAATGGCGTGAGAATGAGGAGGAATCAAGGAAGGAAATTATTGACTATTTCCAAGATATTTACACTTTAGAAAATCCAATGGATTTTGCTAAGATTTTACAAGGTGTCCCACAGACAGTCACTCCTAAGATGAACAGGAAGTTGACCAAGCCTGTCACAAAATAG
- the LOC113716953 gene encoding protein PLANT CADMIUM RESISTANCE 2: MYNSNLKEDLKYSAPPASYGSEFTTGIPVSTGSTQSYYSDQQSYAVKPKPQVPWSTGLCDCTSDARNCCITCWCPCITFGQVAEIVDKGSSSCGSNGALYTLIACVTGCACFYSCFYRSKMRQQYSLHETPCGDCLVHCFCEPCALCQEYRELKNRGFEMEIGWHGNMERQNKGEVSMTAVAPTVEGGMSR, from the exons ATGTACAATTCGAATTTAAAGGAGGATCTAAAGTATTCAGCACCACCAGCTTCATACGGAAGCGAATTCACAACTGGAATTCCAGTTAGCACTGGCTCAACCCAAAGTTACTATTCAGATCAGCAAAGCTACGCTGTCAAGCCTAAACCTCAGGTCCCCTGGTCAACTGGTTTGTGTGACTGCACTTCCGATGCCCGGAACT GTTGCATCACATGCTGGTGCCCATGCATTACTTTCGGACAAGTTGCTGAGATTGTAGATAAAGGATCAAGCT CGTGTGGATCAAATGGAGCCCTTTATACACTTATTGCCTGTGTGACTGGCTGTGCCTGTTTCTACTCTTGTTTCTACCGGTCAAAGATGAGGCAGCAATACTCCTTGCATGAAACTCCCTGTGGGGATTGCTTAGTCCACTGCTTTTGTGAGCCGTGTGCCTTGTGCCAGGAGTATCGTGAGCTGAAAAATCGAGGATTTGAGATGGAAATTG GATGGCATGGAAACATGGAGAGGCAGAATAAAGGAGAAGTTTCAATGACCGCAGTGGCTCCTACAGTTGAAGGAGGGATGAGCAGATAA